Within the Saccharopolyspora gloriosae genome, the region GGTGTCGCACATCGCGTCGATGACGGGCTGTTCACGGGTGAGGTCTCGGCGGAAGTCGATCCAGCCGGAGATGCCGCACATGGGCGTAGCTCCCTTCGCGAAAGGTCCTTATTTAGTCAAGGTAACTACATTGTTGCATCGAGGAAACCATTTTTCGGCTGTGGATTTTCGGCGACATAACGCCAAGACCAGCCAAAACGGGCGAAAATCCGTAGCTGTGCGTGTTCAGTGCAGGCGTCTGGGCAGGTAACGCGGCTGTAACGCGTGGCCCGCGTCCGCCCGGGTGAAAGAGGCCACTCGTCCCTCACGCGAGTGAGGCCGGGCCTTCCGGACCTCGGCCCGAGGTCGCCCGTAAGGGACGCGTCAAGACCGCGGGCCACCGCGTCAAACCGGTGTCAGGGACCTGTCCAGCCCGTCTCGGCGGGACTTGAGTGGTGTGCAGCGGGCGCCACCGGGGCGCCCGGTGCATCGAAGAAGGGGGCGCAGCGATGGCCGACCCGGCCTGCGCCGTGCTGCTGATCGGCGGGTTCCTCGTGCTGGCGCTGACCTTGCGCGGTTTGGAGCGGTTGTGATCGCCCTCGTGGCCAACATCGCGGGCGGCGTACTCGCGTTGCTGCTCATCGCGTTCCTGTTCGTCGCCCTGATCAGGCCGGAGAAGTTCTGATGTCCACCTTCGCTGTCGGGACGGCCCAGTTCGGCCTCCTCGTCCTCGCCCTCGCGGCGGTCCACCGGCCGTTCGGCGACCACATGGCGCGCGCGTACACCGACGACCGGCATTGGCGAGTGGAACGGCGCCTCTACCGCCTGCTGCGCGTGGACGGCGACTCCGGCCAGAGCTGGACGACCTACGCCGCCGCCGTGCTCGGCTTCTCGTTCGTCTCGGTCGTGCTGCTGTACCTGCTGCAGCGGTCGCAAGCGTGGCTGCCGTTGAACTTCGGGCGCGGAGCCGTCGAGCCCGCGATGGCGTTCAACACCGCCGTCAGCTTCGTGACCAACACGAACTGGCAGTCCTACGTGCCGGAGCAGGCGCTCGGCCACACCGTCCAGCTGGCCGGGCTCACCGTGCAGAACTTCCTGTCCGCCGCGGTCGGCATGGCCGTGGCCGTCGCGCTGGTGCGCGGGTTCAGCCGCTCCGGCACCGACCGCATCGGGAACTTCTGGGTGGACCTGACCAGGGGAGTGGTGCGGATCCTGCTGCCCGTCGCGGCGGTGGCGGCGGTGCTGCTGGTCGCGCTGGGCGCGGTGATGAGCTTCGCACCGGGCCTGCACGCGGTGGGCCTGGACGGCCGGCCGCACACGATCGCCACCGCGCCGGTCGCGAGCCAGGAGGCCATCAAGGTGCTCGGCACCAACGGTGGCGGCGTGCTCAACGCGAACTCGGCGCACCCGTTCGCGAACCCCGGTGGCTTCAGCGACCTGGTGCAGGTCTTCCTGATCCTGCTCATCCCGACCTGCCTGACCCGCACCTTCGGCACGATGGTCGGCGACCGCCGGCAGGGCCGGGCGTTGCTGGCCGTGATGGGCGGGCTGCTCGCTGCGATGCTCGCGATCGCGTGGTGGGCGGAGGCGCACCCGAACGGTCCGGCCGCACTGGCCGCCGGTGCGGCGACGGAAGGCAAGGAAACCCGCTTCGGGACGTACTTGTCCGCCCTGTTCGCCGTCGTCACCACCGGTACTTCGACGGGCGCGGTGAACTCGGCGCACGACAGCCTCACCGGTCTCGGCGGCGGCGTCGCGCTGCTAAACATGCTGCTCGGCGAGGTCGCGCCCGGCGGAGCGGGAGCGGGGCTCTACGGGATCCTGGTGCTGTCCGTACTCGCCGTGTTCCTGGCCGGGCTGATGGTCGGGCGCACACCGGAGTACCTGGGCAAGAAGCTCGGCCGCCGCGAGATCACCGCCGCCGCGCTGTCGATCCTGGTGATGCCCACGCTGGTGCTGCTCGGCGCCGGGACCGCGATCGCGCTGCCCGCGACGTCGGCGGCGATGGCGAACTCCGGCGCGCACGGCCTGTCCGAGGTCCTCTACGCCTACGCCTCGGCGGCCAACAACAACGGCAGCGCGTTCGCCGGGCTCACCGCCACCGGCGACTTCTTCCAGGTGACGTTGGCGCTGGCCATGCTGTTCGGCCGATTCGTGCCGATCATGGCGGTCCTGATGCTCGCGGGCACGCTCGCTCGGCAGCGGCGCGTCCCGGCCACCGCCGGAACCCTGCCGACCACGGGTCCGCTGTTCGCAGGCCTGCTCACCGGCACCGTCGTCCTCGTCGCCGCGCTGACGTTCTTGCCCGCGCTGGCGCTCGGCCCGATCGCGGAGGCATTGGCATGACCACCGTCCTCACCCCACCGGAAAGCCCGGCGCCGCAACGTGAACGCAGTGTCGCCGCCGGTTCGTTCAGCCCGCGCCAGCTCCTCACTTCGCTGCCTCGGGCGCTGCGGAAGCTGCACCCGCGCCACCAGCTCGCCAACCCCGTCATGTTCGTGGTCTGGGCGGGCTCGGTGCTGGTGACGCTGCTGACCCTGGTCGAACCAGGCGTGTTCAGCGTTGTCGTCGCGGCGTGGCTGTGGTTCACCGTGCTGTTCGCGAACCTGGCCGAAGCTGTCGCTGAAGGACGCGGCCGGGCGCAGGCGGATTCCCTGCGCCGCACCAGGTCCGAGGCCGTGGCACGCCGGATCGGGGAGCACGGCGAGGAATCCGTCGCAGGCACCGCGTTGCGCGTCGGCGACCGCGTGGTGGTCGAGGCCGGCGAGGTGATCCCCGGCGACGGTGACGTCGTCGAAGGCATCGCCACCGTCGACGAATCCGCCATCACCGGGGAATCCGCGCCGGTGATCCGGGAATCCGGCGGGGACCGCAGCTCCGTCACCGCGGGCACCGCCGTGCTCTCGGACCGGATCGTGGTGCGGATCGGCACCGCGCCCGGCGAGACCTTCGTGGACAAGATGATCGCGCTCGTCGAGGGCGCTCGGCGGCAGAAGACGCCGAACGAGATCGCGCTGACGATCCTGCTGTCCACGCTCACGATCATCTTCCTGCTCGCGGTCACCGCGCTGCAGCCGATGGCGGGCTACTCGGGATCGCTGCTGTCGGTGGTCACGTTGACGGCGCTGCTGGTGTGCCTCATCCCGACCACGATCGGCGCGCTGCTGTCGGCGATCGGCATCGCGGGCATGGACCGGCTGGTGCAGCGCAACGTGCTCGCGAAGTCGGGGCGCGCGGTGGAGGCCGCCGGTGACGTGGACACGCTGCTGCTGGACAAGACGGGCACCATCACCTTCGGCAACCGGCGGGCCACCGAGCTGGTGCCGGTCGGCGCGGCCTCGGAGCGGGAACTGGCCGAGGTGGCGAGCCTGTCCAGCCTCGCCGACCCCACTCCCGAAGGCGTCAGCGTCGTCGAGTTCTGCCGCGAGCACTTCGGCGACCTGCCCGCGGAGTCCGGCGAGGCGGTCGAGTTCACCGCGCAGACCCGGATGAGCGGCATCGACCTGCCCGGCAGGCGGATCCGCAAGGGCGCGCTGAGCGCGGTCGGCGACTGGGTGCGCGTCGCCGGGGGCACGGTCGAGTCCGAAGTGGACGACGTGGCCGACGGCATCGCGCGGGACGGCGGAACTCC harbors:
- the kdpB gene encoding potassium-transporting ATPase subunit KdpB is translated as MTTVLTPPESPAPQRERSVAAGSFSPRQLLTSLPRALRKLHPRHQLANPVMFVVWAGSVLVTLLTLVEPGVFSVVVAAWLWFTVLFANLAEAVAEGRGRAQADSLRRTRSEAVARRIGEHGEESVAGTALRVGDRVVVEAGEVIPGDGDVVEGIATVDESAITGESAPVIRESGGDRSSVTAGTAVLSDRIVVRIGTAPGETFVDKMIALVEGARRQKTPNEIALTILLSTLTIIFLLAVTALQPMAGYSGSLLSVVTLTALLVCLIPTTIGALLSAIGIAGMDRLVQRNVLAKSGRAVEAAGDVDTLLLDKTGTITFGNRRATELVPVGAASERELAEVASLSSLADPTPEGVSVVEFCREHFGDLPAESGEAVEFTAQTRMSGIDLPGRRIRKGALSAVGDWVRVAGGTVESEVDDVADGIARDGGTPLAVAEERGGAVRVVGVIRLSDVVKPGMAQRFAQLRRVGIRTVMVTGDNPLTAAAIARDAGVDDHLAEAKPEDKMELIRREQADGRLVAMTGDGTNDAPALAQADVGVAMNTGTAAAKEAGNMVDLDSDPTKLIEIVEIGKQLLITRGALTTFSIANDLAKYFAILPALFVAIHPQLGRLNVMQLATPSSAIISAVIFNALIIVALIPLALRGVRYRPASAASLLRRNLLLFGVGGVITPFLGIWLVDLAVRHLPGLG
- the kdpA gene encoding potassium-transporting ATPase subunit KdpA; the protein is MSTFAVGTAQFGLLVLALAAVHRPFGDHMARAYTDDRHWRVERRLYRLLRVDGDSGQSWTTYAAAVLGFSFVSVVLLYLLQRSQAWLPLNFGRGAVEPAMAFNTAVSFVTNTNWQSYVPEQALGHTVQLAGLTVQNFLSAAVGMAVAVALVRGFSRSGTDRIGNFWVDLTRGVVRILLPVAAVAAVLLVALGAVMSFAPGLHAVGLDGRPHTIATAPVASQEAIKVLGTNGGGVLNANSAHPFANPGGFSDLVQVFLILLIPTCLTRTFGTMVGDRRQGRALLAVMGGLLAAMLAIAWWAEAHPNGPAALAAGAATEGKETRFGTYLSALFAVVTTGTSTGAVNSAHDSLTGLGGGVALLNMLLGEVAPGGAGAGLYGILVLSVLAVFLAGLMVGRTPEYLGKKLGRREITAAALSILVMPTLVLLGAGTAIALPATSAAMANSGAHGLSEVLYAYASAANNNGSAFAGLTATGDFFQVTLALAMLFGRFVPIMAVLMLAGTLARQRRVPATAGTLPTTGPLFAGLLTGTVVLVAALTFLPALALGPIAEALA
- the kdpF gene encoding K(+)-transporting ATPase subunit F gives rise to the protein MIALVANIAGGVLALLLIAFLFVALIRPEKF